In a genomic window of Lepisosteus oculatus isolate fLepOcu1 chromosome 5, fLepOcu1.hap2, whole genome shotgun sequence:
- the ccdc169 gene encoding coiled-coil domain-containing protein 169, producing MAQRNSLKQATGSILKPNDSLKEVKLLYENPYSSTTEVRGNFQSADSAGHVPEEQISLETTSTKPWFLLFMCLKMEGFEFVNYDAPRLRFELDQEKQMKEMLEDSVSELSTTVMNLEKRLACVEDEGNEWKTRHDTQQELNRQLERQIALLQEKLEEIRANPVDRFSSIRTYDEMPLGALKQLLKQLENDKKSLQSQLKDYMLRTEQEAKAYHKANDERRTYLAEISQASAVLDSSRKQQMVQAHGTMENQLVKGSYNLLSTNKDSERGPIRKTATISRLPKIKR from the exons ATGGCTCAGAGGAACAg TTTGAAGCAGGCGACGGGGTCAATTTTGAAGCCAAATGACTCTTTAAAAGAAGTAAAACTGCTCTACGAGAATCCTTACAGCTCCACTACAGAAGTCCGCGGTAATTTTCAAAGCGCAGACTCAGCCGGTCATGTGCCGGAAGAGCAGATCTCCTTGGAAACGACTTCAACAAAACCCTGGTTTCTGCTGttcatgtgtctgaaaatggAGGGGTTTGAGTTTGTTAACTACGATGCTCCTCGATTACGGTTTGAACTTGACCAAGAGAAGCAGATGAA GGAAATGCTAGAAGACTCAGTTTCTGAACTTAGCACTACCGTGATGAACTTGGAGAAGAGACTGGCCTGTGTAGAAGACGAAG GAAATGAGTGGAAAACCAGACATGACACGCAGCAAGAGCTAAACAGGCAGCTCGAAAGGCAAATTGCTCTTCTGCAAGAGAAGCTGGAAGAGATACGGGCTAATCCTGTCG ACAGGTTTTCCTCCATACGAACATACGATGAGATGCCCTTG GGCGCACTGAAACAGCTGCttaagcaattagaaaatgacaAGAAGAGCCTCCAGAGCCAGCTTAAGGATTACATGCTTCGAACAGAGCAGGAAGCAAAG GCTTATCATAAGGCAAATGATGAGAGACGCACATACCTTGCAGAAATTTCACAG GCATCTGCGGTGTTGGATTCAAGCAGAAAACAGCAGATGGTTCAGGCACACGGGACCATGGAAAATCAGCTTGTGAA AGGCAGCTACAACTTGCTGAGCACAAACAAAGATTCCGAGAGAGGACCCATAAGGAAGACGGCCACCATAAGTCGACTACCAAAGATAAAacgctga
- the LOC107076751 gene encoding spermatogenesis- and oogenesis-specific basic helix-loop-helix-containing protein 2 isoform X2: MKSPLQTATALLDIYSFHFMFVHLSLTQPLSDLKSLQVIRNNQSKRSEKVICIVIIPEIHFEKDLIGSVADFIFTKPLTLHNIEMVLKGCDFMCQRNKKDSNSNPNPGSDVWAVQKQQEPANSQWDLGPSIQKSDALSLEPPDQPDTGEAQSLSSSSSQKTSCTNEAFLHSRKEQKRRLQIKKCCNHLRDLLPFLTKKRVDTASVLEMTVKYIKYLQCRVPEETLSKVIKALEEKIMRQWYKPVKLPTKRKYIKKKNQTSEPALATEKQIDEDLIDNFIAANVLGRCIQPALQKPSNPCVAIYPPVAPVMVSSSSSCSAVSQEGFPTHQPPGMFMASDPSLSYLPSFSSCTNLHNPYTLEQSSGPGVPQSSYWPVEYPLGCYENSGLPFANDSMAVYTPQPSLTESTGPPQPYRFQLLAINSSSQQPAGSTGMSPFQQYCNGATTFQDN, from the exons ATGAAGAGCCCGCTGCAGACTGCCACAGCACTCCTAGATATTTACAGCTTCCACTTCATGTTCGTGCACCTGAGCTTGACACAGCCTCTGTCGGATCTGAAAAGTCTCCAGGTTATTAG GAACAACCAAAGTAAGAGGTCAGAGAAAgtaatctgtattgtaattattCCAGAGATACACTTTG AAAAGGACCTCATAGGCAGTGTTGCAGACTTTATCTTCACCAAGCCATTGACGCTGCATAATATAGAGATGGTTCTTAAAGGATGTGACTTCATGTGTCAGAGAA ACAAGAAAGACAGTAACTCCAATCCAAACCCAGGTTCAGATGTGTGGGCTGTACAGAAACAACAGGAACCTGCCAACTCTCAGTGGGACTTAGGGCCCTCCATCCAAAAAAg tgATGCGTTAAGCTTAGAGCCCCCTGACCAGCCTGATACCGGTGAAGCTCAGTCTCTGTCAAGTTCATCATCTCAGAAGACCAGTTGTACAAATGAGGCTTTTCTTCATTCCAGGAAGGAACAGAAAAGAAG GTTACAGattaaaaagtgctgtaaccATCTGCGTGACCTGCTGCCATTTTTGACAAAGAAGCGGGTTGACACGGCTTCTGTCCTTGAAATGACTGTCAAGTACATTAAGTACCTTCAGTGCCGGGTGCCAGAAGAAACTTTGTCAAAG GTTATTAAAGCCCTGGAAGAAAAGATAATGAGGCAATGGTATAAACCAGTGAAATTGCCCACAAAAAG gaaatataTAAAGAAGAAGAATCAGACTTCAGAGCCTGCCCTAGCCACTGAAAAGCAGATTGATGAAGACCTGATAGATA atttCATTGCAGCTAATGTTTTGGGCAGATGCATTCAGCCTGCGTTGCAAAAACCATCCAATCCTTGTGTGGCCATTTACCCGCCTGTTGCCCCAGTCATGGTTTCCAGCTCCAGCTCTTGCTCAGCTGTTTCACAAGAAGGCTTTCCAACCCATCAGCCACCTGGGATGTTTATGGCTTCAGACCCATCTTTATCCTATTTACCAAGCTTCAGTTCCTGCACAAATTTGCATAACCCTTACACACTGGAGCAGAGTTCTGGACCTGGAGTCCCCCAGTCTTCTTACTGGCCCGTTGAGTACCCTCTGGGCTGCTATGAGAACTCAGGTCTCCCCTTCGCCAATGACAGCATGGCTGTTTATACTCCACAACCTTCTCTCACGGAGTCCACAGGGCCTCCTCAGCCTTACAGATTCCAGCTTCTGGCAATAAATTCCAGCAGTCAGCAGCCAGCCGGGAGCACAGGCATGAGTCCTTTTCAACAGTACTGCAATGGAGCCACG ACTTTCCAGGACAACTGA
- the LOC107076751 gene encoding spermatogenesis- and oogenesis-specific basic helix-loop-helix-containing protein 2 isoform X1, with amino-acid sequence MSSARELEHDPSNKKDFSALLIGDEDAVDVTTALLQDTLLRFGSATIMKSPLQTATALLDIYSFHFMFVHLSLTQPLSDLKSLQVIRNNQSKRSEKVICIVIIPEIHFEKDLIGSVADFIFTKPLTLHNIEMVLKGCDFMCQRNKKDSNSNPNPGSDVWAVQKQQEPANSQWDLGPSIQKSDALSLEPPDQPDTGEAQSLSSSSSQKTSCTNEAFLHSRKEQKRRLQIKKCCNHLRDLLPFLTKKRVDTASVLEMTVKYIKYLQCRVPEETLSKVIKALEEKIMRQWYKPVKLPTKRKYIKKKNQTSEPALATEKQIDEDLIDNFIAANVLGRCIQPALQKPSNPCVAIYPPVAPVMVSSSSSCSAVSQEGFPTHQPPGMFMASDPSLSYLPSFSSCTNLHNPYTLEQSSGPGVPQSSYWPVEYPLGCYENSGLPFANDSMAVYTPQPSLTESTGPPQPYRFQLLAINSSSQQPAGSTGMSPFQQYCNGATTFQDN; translated from the exons ATGTCTTCGGCACGCGAGttagaacacgatccttctaaCAAA AAAGATTTCAGCGCCTTGCTGATTGGTGATGAAGATGCGGTTGACGTGACTACTGCTCTTCTTCAGGACACCCTTCTGAGGTTTGGCAGTGCTACTATCATGAAGAGCCCGCTGCAGACTGCCACAGCACTCCTAGATATTTACAGCTTCCACTTCATGTTCGTGCACCTGAGCTTGACACAGCCTCTGTCGGATCTGAAAAGTCTCCAGGTTATTAG GAACAACCAAAGTAAGAGGTCAGAGAAAgtaatctgtattgtaattattCCAGAGATACACTTTG AAAAGGACCTCATAGGCAGTGTTGCAGACTTTATCTTCACCAAGCCATTGACGCTGCATAATATAGAGATGGTTCTTAAAGGATGTGACTTCATGTGTCAGAGAA ACAAGAAAGACAGTAACTCCAATCCAAACCCAGGTTCAGATGTGTGGGCTGTACAGAAACAACAGGAACCTGCCAACTCTCAGTGGGACTTAGGGCCCTCCATCCAAAAAAg tgATGCGTTAAGCTTAGAGCCCCCTGACCAGCCTGATACCGGTGAAGCTCAGTCTCTGTCAAGTTCATCATCTCAGAAGACCAGTTGTACAAATGAGGCTTTTCTTCATTCCAGGAAGGAACAGAAAAGAAG GTTACAGattaaaaagtgctgtaaccATCTGCGTGACCTGCTGCCATTTTTGACAAAGAAGCGGGTTGACACGGCTTCTGTCCTTGAAATGACTGTCAAGTACATTAAGTACCTTCAGTGCCGGGTGCCAGAAGAAACTTTGTCAAAG GTTATTAAAGCCCTGGAAGAAAAGATAATGAGGCAATGGTATAAACCAGTGAAATTGCCCACAAAAAG gaaatataTAAAGAAGAAGAATCAGACTTCAGAGCCTGCCCTAGCCACTGAAAAGCAGATTGATGAAGACCTGATAGATA atttCATTGCAGCTAATGTTTTGGGCAGATGCATTCAGCCTGCGTTGCAAAAACCATCCAATCCTTGTGTGGCCATTTACCCGCCTGTTGCCCCAGTCATGGTTTCCAGCTCCAGCTCTTGCTCAGCTGTTTCACAAGAAGGCTTTCCAACCCATCAGCCACCTGGGATGTTTATGGCTTCAGACCCATCTTTATCCTATTTACCAAGCTTCAGTTCCTGCACAAATTTGCATAACCCTTACACACTGGAGCAGAGTTCTGGACCTGGAGTCCCCCAGTCTTCTTACTGGCCCGTTGAGTACCCTCTGGGCTGCTATGAGAACTCAGGTCTCCCCTTCGCCAATGACAGCATGGCTGTTTATACTCCACAACCTTCTCTCACGGAGTCCACAGGGCCTCCTCAGCCTTACAGATTCCAGCTTCTGGCAATAAATTCCAGCAGTCAGCAGCCAGCCGGGAGCACAGGCATGAGTCCTTTTCAACAGTACTGCAATGGAGCCACG ACTTTCCAGGACAACTGA